In one Halomarina ordinaria genomic region, the following are encoded:
- a CDS encoding IclR family transcriptional regulator: MDAKHPVRATEKTLTLVEELMDRGPSGVTELADALETSKSTVHNHLTTLREHGYVVKAGDEYRLGLKFLEVGGSTRKSMEFYQVAEPEVKALADETGELANLLVEEQGMGVYLMRSKGEEAVDLDTYAGLRTPLHITALGKAILAHLPEERVEEIVDRRGLAPKTPHSVGTREELNDTLADVRERGYAIDDGERLEGLRCVAAPVRGPSGVVSGAISVSAPASRIGDEDLHGSLPERVLSAANVIELNINY, translated from the coding sequence ATGGACGCGAAACACCCGGTGCGGGCGACCGAGAAGACGCTCACGCTGGTCGAGGAGCTGATGGACCGAGGGCCGAGCGGCGTCACGGAACTCGCGGACGCCCTCGAGACGAGCAAGAGCACCGTCCACAACCACCTGACGACGCTCCGGGAGCACGGATACGTCGTCAAGGCCGGCGACGAGTATCGGCTCGGACTGAAGTTCCTGGAGGTGGGCGGTTCGACCCGCAAGTCCATGGAGTTCTACCAGGTCGCCGAGCCGGAGGTGAAGGCGCTGGCCGACGAGACCGGCGAGCTCGCCAACCTGCTCGTGGAGGAGCAGGGGATGGGCGTCTACCTGATGCGTTCGAAGGGCGAGGAGGCCGTCGACCTCGACACGTACGCCGGCCTCCGGACGCCGCTCCACATCACCGCGCTCGGGAAGGCGATACTCGCACACCTGCCCGAGGAACGTGTCGAGGAGATCGTCGACCGGCGCGGACTCGCACCCAAGACGCCCCACAGCGTCGGGACTCGCGAGGAGTTGAACGACACGCTGGCCGACGTCCGCGAACGAGGCTACGCGATAGACGACGGCGAGCGACTCGAGGGGCTCCGGTGTGTCGCCGCGCCGGTGAGGGGCCCCTCGGGCGTGGTCAGCGGCGCCATCAGCGTCTCCGCGCCCGCGAGTCGAATCGGCGACGAGGACCTCCACGGCAGCCTCCCCGAGCGCGTCCTCAGCGCGGCCAACGTCATCGAACTCAACATCAACTACTGA
- a CDS encoding C-terminal binding protein encodes MTYQIAISQADYPDAEVERAVFDAVDADVVVGHAESPAELVELARGADALLVEYADVTAAVLDALDDLVVVSRYGIGVDNVDVEAATGREVAVTNVPSYCEEEVATHVLALLLTVVRETAQYTAAVESGTWDWKVATPIEPVVGKTVGFVAYGKIPRAVVRLARGFDFEYLVYDPYLDAGDIADEPVERVDFETLLAESDIVSVHAPLVDETRHLFDADAFARMRKDAVLVNTARGPLVDETALNDALREGELGGAGLDVMVDEPVESSPLFELDSVVVTPHVAWYSERSLDEVRRKAAENVVRFLEAGEPHGFVNRDALNR; translated from the coding sequence ATGACGTACCAGATAGCGATATCGCAGGCCGACTACCCGGACGCGGAGGTGGAGCGAGCGGTGTTCGACGCTGTCGACGCGGACGTGGTCGTGGGGCACGCAGAGAGCCCCGCGGAGCTCGTCGAACTGGCGCGCGGTGCCGACGCACTGCTGGTCGAGTACGCCGACGTGACCGCCGCGGTGCTCGACGCGCTGGACGACCTGGTCGTCGTCTCGCGGTACGGCATCGGTGTCGACAACGTCGACGTCGAGGCGGCGACGGGGCGCGAGGTCGCCGTCACGAACGTCCCCTCGTACTGCGAGGAAGAGGTCGCGACACACGTGCTCGCGCTGTTACTCACCGTGGTACGCGAGACGGCCCAGTACACCGCGGCCGTCGAATCCGGGACCTGGGACTGGAAGGTCGCCACGCCGATCGAACCGGTAGTCGGCAAGACGGTCGGTTTCGTGGCGTACGGCAAGATACCCCGGGCCGTCGTGCGACTAGCGCGGGGGTTCGACTTCGAGTACCTCGTCTACGACCCGTACCTCGACGCCGGCGATATCGCCGACGAACCGGTCGAACGGGTCGACTTCGAGACGCTGCTGGCCGAGTCCGACATCGTCTCGGTTCACGCCCCGCTGGTCGACGAGACGCGACACCTGTTCGACGCCGACGCGTTCGCACGGATGCGTAAGGATGCCGTCCTCGTCAACACCGCTCGCGGCCCGCTGGTCGACGAGACGGCGCTGAACGACGCTCTCAGGGAGGGAGAACTGGGCGGGGCCGGCCTCGACGTCATGGTCGACGAACCGGTCGAGTCGTCGCCGCTGTTCGAACTGGACTCGGTCGTGGTGACGCCCCACGTCGCGTGGTACTCCGAACGCTCGCTCGACGAGGTGCGACGCAAGGCCGCCGAGAACGTCGTGCGGTTCCTGGAGGCCGGGGAACCGCACGGGTTCGTGAATCGGGATGCGCTGAACAGATAG
- a CDS encoding SDR family oxidoreductase, with amino-acid sequence MSDHALEDSAALVTGATSGIGRATALRLAAAGADVALAARREERLEAVAEDVRETHDRAAIVVPTDVRDRGQVTTAVDETVEAFGGLDVVVANAGLGVDADVEDLSVEEYELMTDVNVDGMFYTAQAAVPHLRESDGTLAFVGSFAGKHPRPDAPVYAATKWWTRGFALSLAGAVGDDGVAVTVVNPTEVRTEFGSESGDAFEERYGPDEASEPEDVADAVVFAAKQRPPNSVSELDLYRRDKFSHF; translated from the coding sequence ATGAGCGACCACGCGCTCGAAGACAGTGCTGCGCTCGTGACGGGAGCCACCTCGGGAATCGGTCGGGCGACCGCCCTCCGACTGGCGGCCGCGGGAGCCGACGTCGCGCTCGCGGCCCGACGCGAGGAACGGCTCGAAGCCGTCGCCGAGGACGTCCGCGAGACGCACGACCGGGCGGCCATCGTCGTCCCGACCGACGTGCGTGACCGCGGGCAGGTGACGACGGCGGTCGACGAGACCGTCGAGGCGTTCGGCGGGCTGGACGTCGTCGTCGCCAACGCGGGCCTCGGCGTCGACGCCGACGTGGAGGACCTCTCCGTCGAGGAGTACGAACTGATGACCGACGTCAACGTCGACGGGATGTTCTACACCGCACAGGCCGCAGTGCCGCACCTCCGGGAGTCCGACGGTACCCTCGCCTTCGTCGGGAGCTTCGCCGGGAAACACCCGCGGCCCGACGCTCCGGTGTACGCGGCGACGAAGTGGTGGACGCGCGGGTTCGCGCTGAGCCTCGCGGGCGCGGTCGGCGACGACGGCGTCGCCGTCACCGTCGTCAACCCGACGGAGGTGCGGACGGAGTTCGGGTCGGAGTCGGGAGACGCCTTCGAGGAACGCTACGGCCCCGACGAGGCGTCCGAACCGGAGGACGTGGCCGACGCCGTCGTCTTCGCCGCGAAACAGCGGCCGCCGAACTCCGTGAGCGAACTCGACCTCTACCGCCGGGACAAGTTCTCGCACTTCTGA
- a CDS encoding fumarylacetoacetate hydrolase family protein, which translates to MRYQRLSSGDQYRLIAVDGETAYDLTAVKPRLNGFGRLAAAADAVGVGVDEVAEGLTAEAPTVAPDALADGTLPVVPEEVWAAGVTYEISEAAREAESGMPEMYLDVYEAERPEIFFKATPSRTVGPGEAVGVRGDSAWNVPEPELGIVLYDGSTVGYTIGNDVSSRDIEGENPLYLPQAKIYDRCCSLGPCVASASEVGDPHELSMSMSITRDGEVRYDDRTSIGEMTRTCDELVEYWRAHDVVPELGVLLTGTSLVPDDDFTLRPDDEVTIAIERIGELTNPVVEV; encoded by the coding sequence ATGCGGTACCAGCGCCTTTCGAGCGGTGACCAGTACAGGCTGATCGCCGTCGACGGAGAGACGGCGTACGATCTGACGGCAGTCAAACCCCGATTGAACGGGTTCGGACGGCTCGCGGCGGCGGCCGACGCCGTGGGCGTCGGTGTCGACGAGGTGGCCGAGGGGCTCACGGCCGAGGCACCGACCGTCGCTCCCGACGCGCTCGCCGACGGGACGCTCCCGGTGGTCCCAGAGGAGGTGTGGGCGGCGGGCGTCACCTACGAGATCAGCGAGGCGGCGCGCGAGGCCGAGAGCGGGATGCCGGAGATGTACCTCGACGTGTACGAGGCCGAGCGCCCGGAGATATTCTTCAAGGCGACGCCGAGTCGGACCGTCGGCCCGGGCGAGGCGGTCGGTGTCCGGGGCGACTCCGCGTGGAACGTCCCAGAACCGGAACTCGGCATCGTGCTCTACGACGGCTCGACGGTCGGGTACACCATCGGCAACGACGTGAGCAGCCGCGACATCGAGGGGGAGAACCCGCTGTACCTCCCGCAGGCGAAGATATACGACCGGTGCTGTTCGCTCGGCCCCTGCGTCGCGTCCGCCTCGGAGGTCGGCGACCCCCACGAGCTCTCGATGTCGATGTCCATCACGCGCGACGGCGAGGTCCGCTACGACGACCGAACCTCGATCGGCGAGATGACCCGGACCTGCGACGAACTGGTCGAGTACTGGCGGGCCCACGACGTCGTCCCCGAACTCGGCGTCCTGCTCACCGGCACCTCGCTCGTCCCCGACGACGACTTCACGCTCCGGCCGGACGACGAGGTCACCATCGCCATCGAGCGTATCGGCGAACTCACGAACCCGGTCGTCGAGGTGTGA
- a CDS encoding HpcH/HpaI aldolase family protein yields MSEGPGLARIDEATAPLVGTWASIPDPSAVELLAGLGYDFLAVDQEHSPMSYETIGNLLRAVDAAPGETESLVRVADGDPTTLKRTLDLGPSAVLVPMVETAEQAAEVVEACRYPPAGRRGLGVARASDYGRSLAEHVETADDAVVRYVQIETERAVENAAEIAAVPGVDGVFVGPVDLSMSMGRFGEWDDEEFVDAVGHVVDAARDAGVAVGTLATSAEEREARLAWDVDYLVAGVDVVHLAESAAAALEHSRAVTDGEE; encoded by the coding sequence ATGTCCGAAGGACCTGGACTGGCGCGCATCGACGAGGCCACCGCCCCGCTCGTGGGGACGTGGGCGTCGATTCCCGACCCGTCCGCGGTGGAACTGCTCGCGGGGCTGGGGTACGACTTCCTCGCGGTCGACCAGGAGCACTCCCCGATGTCGTACGAGACGATCGGGAACCTGCTCCGCGCGGTGGACGCCGCCCCCGGCGAGACGGAGTCGCTCGTCCGCGTCGCCGACGGCGACCCGACGACGCTGAAACGGACGCTCGACCTCGGCCCGTCGGCGGTGCTCGTCCCGATGGTCGAGACGGCCGAGCAGGCCGCCGAGGTCGTCGAGGCGTGTCGCTACCCGCCGGCCGGCCGGCGCGGACTCGGCGTCGCCCGCGCGTCCGACTACGGTCGCTCGCTCGCCGAACACGTCGAGACGGCCGACGACGCGGTCGTCCGGTACGTCCAGATCGAGACCGAGCGGGCCGTCGAGAACGCCGCGGAGATCGCCGCGGTGCCGGGCGTCGACGGCGTGTTCGTCGGCCCCGTCGACCTCTCGATGTCGATGGGCCGGTTCGGCGAGTGGGACGACGAGGAGTTCGTCGACGCGGTGGGCCACGTCGTCGACGCGGCCCGCGACGCCGGCGTCGCGGTGGGGACGCTCGCGACGAGCGCCGAGGAGCGCGAGGCGCGTCTCGCGTGGGACGTCGACTACCTCGTCGCCGGCGTGGACGTGGTGCACCTCGCCGAGAGCGCGGCGGCGGCGCTCGAGCACTCGCGAGCGGTGACCGACGGCGAGGAGTGA
- a CDS encoding enolase C-terminal domain-like protein → MAPTITRIESTEFRYPLEDVGTDGNGFNLAYEPGTTTHRKLFALKVHTDVGITGEYVGGNSPAAAQLNTFADYLVGRNPLDRERHWSEVKRALRKYDRMGIGPLDIALWDFAGKYYDAPVHELLGTYRRRLPAYASTYHADDHGGLDSPEAYADFAEECLAAGYPGFKIHGWGGSDDARDVQREVATIRAVGERVGDEMDLMSDPACELETFADALKVGRACDEYDYLWYEDPYRDGGISQHAHRKLRDMIDTPVLQTEHVRGLEPHTDFIANDATDFVRADPEYDAGITGAMKIARVAEGFGLDVEFHAPGPAQRHCIAATRNANYYELALVHPEARNTQPPVYRGAYSDMFDTVDEDGTVPVPDDPGLGVEYDWDYVEANKTGSVHTYE, encoded by the coding sequence ATGGCACCGACAATCACGCGAATCGAGAGCACCGAGTTCCGGTACCCGCTCGAGGACGTCGGCACCGACGGGAACGGGTTCAACCTCGCGTACGAACCGGGGACGACGACCCACCGGAAACTGTTCGCGCTGAAGGTCCACACCGACGTGGGAATCACCGGCGAGTACGTCGGCGGGAACTCCCCGGCGGCGGCGCAGCTCAACACGTTCGCCGACTACCTCGTCGGGAGGAACCCGCTCGACCGCGAGCGACACTGGAGCGAGGTCAAGCGGGCGCTCAGGAAGTACGACCGCATGGGCATCGGACCGCTCGACATCGCCCTGTGGGACTTCGCGGGCAAGTACTACGACGCACCGGTCCACGAACTCCTCGGGACGTACCGCAGGCGCCTCCCGGCGTACGCCTCGACCTACCACGCCGACGACCACGGCGGCCTGGACTCGCCGGAAGCGTACGCCGACTTCGCCGAGGAGTGTCTGGCGGCGGGCTACCCCGGGTTCAAGATACACGGGTGGGGCGGGAGCGACGACGCGCGCGACGTCCAGCGGGAGGTCGCGACGATACGCGCCGTCGGCGAGCGGGTGGGCGACGAGATGGACCTGATGTCGGACCCCGCCTGCGAACTGGAGACGTTCGCGGACGCGCTGAAGGTCGGTCGCGCGTGCGACGAGTACGACTACCTCTGGTACGAGGACCCCTACAGGGACGGCGGCATCTCCCAGCACGCCCATCGGAAGCTCCGCGACATGATCGACACGCCGGTCCTCCAGACCGAACACGTCAGGGGACTCGAACCGCACACGGACTTCATCGCCAACGACGCGACCGACTTCGTCCGCGCGGACCCGGAGTACGACGCCGGTATCACGGGCGCGATGAAGATAGCGCGCGTCGCGGAGGGGTTCGGCCTCGACGTCGAGTTCCACGCGCCCGGCCCCGCCCAGCGCCACTGTATCGCCGCCACGCGCAACGCGAACTACTACGAACTCGCGCTCGTCCACCCGGAGGCACGGAACACCCAGCCGCCGGTGTACCGGGGTGCGTACTCCGACATGTTCGACACCGTCGACGAGGACGGGACGGTGCCGGTCCCCGACGACCCCGGACTCGGCGTCGAGTACGACTGGGACTACGTCGAGGCGAACAAGACCGGGAGCGTCCACACCTACGAGTAG
- a CDS encoding GntP family permease has protein sequence MFGTTVLQAGGQAPLLALFAGIVTIVLLLVVLDLPAFVSLVIAGLVVGVVAPAIPFADVPAEFATAFGNGMAGIGIPILMAAIIGKAMVESGAANRIVRGFTSLFGDDNTEISLFSSSFVMSIPVFFDNVFYLLAPLARAARSRQGQNYTLFIVAVGAAGVVTHGFVPPTPGPLLAVEEFGANLGETILIGLMVGLPTALISGLGYGYWINRRLDIPLRDAMGTTVEELDEQNEVPTSALPGVFESLLPILLAVLLVTSNTFVTTFEGSVTAFIGESATATLVSVTTFFGDPNLALTVAAMAAALTFYRVSDLDSDTFSDELTDALKSGGHIAAITAAGGAFGVMIEAAGAGEYIAGSLEQVGLGLLVTAWLIAAGVRLVQGSATVAIVTTAGIMAPLASGLEVNLAYLVMSIGAGASFCSWYNDSGFWIVKEIGGLTQAETLKTWTVATILIGFSGLLSTLAFSSVLPMA, from the coding sequence ATGTTCGGTACCACAGTGCTACAGGCGGGTGGACAGGCACCGCTCCTCGCGTTGTTCGCGGGAATCGTGACGATCGTCCTGCTGCTGGTCGTCCTCGACCTCCCGGCGTTCGTCTCGCTCGTGATCGCCGGCCTCGTGGTCGGGGTCGTCGCGCCGGCGATCCCGTTCGCGGACGTACCAGCCGAGTTCGCGACGGCCTTCGGGAACGGGATGGCCGGTATCGGTATCCCCATCCTGATGGCGGCGATCATCGGCAAGGCGATGGTCGAGAGCGGGGCGGCGAATCGCATCGTCCGGGGGTTCACGAGCCTCTTCGGCGACGACAACACGGAGATCTCGCTGTTCAGCAGCAGTTTCGTCATGTCGATTCCGGTGTTCTTCGACAACGTGTTCTACCTGCTCGCGCCGCTGGCGCGCGCGGCCCGGTCGCGGCAGGGGCAAAACTACACCCTGTTCATCGTCGCCGTCGGGGCCGCGGGGGTCGTCACGCACGGGTTCGTTCCGCCGACCCCCGGACCGCTCCTCGCGGTCGAGGAATTCGGCGCCAACCTGGGCGAGACGATTCTCATCGGGCTCATGGTCGGCCTGCCGACGGCACTCATCTCGGGGCTCGGCTACGGCTACTGGATCAACCGGCGGCTCGACATCCCGCTCCGGGACGCGATGGGCACGACCGTCGAGGAACTCGACGAGCAGAACGAGGTCCCGACCAGCGCGCTCCCCGGCGTGTTCGAGTCGCTGTTGCCCATCCTGCTTGCGGTCCTCCTCGTCACCTCGAACACGTTCGTCACGACGTTCGAGGGCTCCGTAACGGCGTTCATCGGCGAGAGCGCCACGGCCACGCTGGTCAGCGTTACGACCTTCTTCGGCGACCCGAACCTCGCGCTGACGGTCGCCGCGATGGCGGCGGCGCTCACGTTCTACCGCGTGAGCGACCTCGACAGCGACACGTTCTCCGACGAACTCACCGACGCGCTCAAGAGCGGCGGTCACATCGCCGCCATCACTGCGGCCGGTGGGGCGTTCGGTGTGATGATCGAGGCCGCCGGCGCCGGCGAGTACATCGCGGGCAGTCTCGAGCAGGTCGGTCTCGGCCTACTCGTGACGGCGTGGCTGATCGCGGCGGGCGTCCGCCTCGTCCAGGGGTCGGCGACGGTCGCCATCGTCACCACCGCGGGGATCATGGCGCCGCTGGCGAGCGGTCTCGAGGTCAACCTCGCGTACCTGGTGATGTCCATCGGGGCGGGCGCGTCGTTCTGCTCGTGGTACAACGACAGCGGCTTCTGGATCGTCAAGGAGATCGGCGGCCTCACGCAGGCGGAGACGCTCAAGACGTGGACCGTCGCGACGATCCTCATCGGATTCAGCGGCCTGCTGAGCACACTGGCCTTCTCGTCGGTCCTCCCGATGGCCTGA
- a CDS encoding aldehyde dehydrogenase family protein, with translation MPDQRLNYVDGEWTDSHTGETFETTDPATPGEVVATYPQSDAEDTERAIEAARDASEEWRETPAPERGRILRQAGATLERRRDELTELLVREEGKTRTEAGGEVQRAIDIFHYYGAKASDLGGTVKSSSARDVNLYTTNEPLGVVGLITPWNYPIAIPAWKLAPALATGNAVVIKPATLAPGVVHEMARALEEAGLPAGALNVVTGPGSAVGDTLAGHEAVDAVSFTGSTAVGNTVYDTATADGKRVQLEMGGKNPTVVSRTADPEEAADIVAAGAFGVTGQACTATSRAVVHEDVYDEFVDAIVDRAASIDHGHGLDDPGMGPHVSESELESTLEYVDVAQGEGATLEYGGSALDREGHFVEPAVFSDVDSEMRLAQEEVFGPVLAVIPVSDFDEALAVANDVDYGLAASVVTDDHTEANRFVREIEAGVVKINQKTTGLELHVPFGGVKDSSSETYREQGDAALDFYTISKTVYDTY, from the coding sequence ATGCCAGACCAGCGACTGAACTACGTCGACGGCGAGTGGACCGACTCCCACACCGGCGAGACGTTCGAGACGACGGACCCCGCGACGCCCGGGGAGGTCGTCGCGACGTATCCGCAGTCCGACGCCGAGGACACGGAGCGGGCGATCGAGGCGGCGCGCGACGCGAGCGAGGAGTGGCGGGAGACGCCGGCCCCCGAGCGCGGGCGTATCCTCCGACAGGCGGGGGCGACGCTGGAGCGACGCCGGGACGAACTGACCGAACTGCTCGTCCGCGAGGAGGGCAAGACCCGGACCGAGGCGGGCGGCGAGGTCCAGCGAGCGATCGACATCTTCCACTACTACGGCGCGAAGGCGAGCGACCTCGGCGGGACCGTGAAGAGTTCGAGCGCACGTGACGTGAACCTCTACACGACGAACGAACCGCTGGGTGTCGTCGGGCTGATAACGCCGTGGAACTACCCCATCGCCATCCCCGCCTGGAAGCTCGCGCCGGCGCTGGCGACGGGCAACGCGGTCGTGATAAAGCCCGCCACGCTCGCGCCCGGCGTCGTCCACGAGATGGCGCGCGCGCTCGAGGAGGCGGGGCTCCCCGCCGGCGCCCTCAACGTCGTCACCGGCCCCGGGAGCGCGGTCGGTGACACCCTCGCCGGCCACGAGGCGGTCGACGCCGTCTCGTTCACCGGCAGCACGGCCGTCGGGAACACCGTCTACGACACCGCGACGGCCGACGGCAAGCGTGTCCAGCTCGAGATGGGCGGGAAGAACCCGACGGTCGTCTCACGCACCGCGGACCCCGAGGAGGCGGCCGACATCGTCGCGGCCGGCGCGTTCGGCGTCACCGGCCAGGCGTGTACCGCGACCTCCCGCGCCGTCGTCCACGAGGACGTGTACGACGAGTTCGTCGACGCTATCGTCGACCGCGCCGCGTCGATCGACCACGGCCACGGACTCGACGACCCGGGCATGGGACCGCACGTCAGCGAGTCCGAACTGGAGAGCACCCTCGAGTACGTCGACGTCGCCCAGGGGGAGGGCGCCACCCTCGAGTACGGCGGGTCGGCGCTCGACCGCGAGGGACACTTCGTCGAACCCGCGGTGTTCTCCGACGTCGACTCCGAGATGCGTCTCGCCCAGGAGGAGGTGTTCGGGCCGGTCCTCGCGGTCATCCCGGTCTCTGACTTCGACGAGGCGCTCGCGGTCGCCAACGACGTCGACTACGGTCTCGCCGCGAGCGTCGTCACCGACGACCACACCGAGGCGAACCGCTTCGTGCGCGAGATAGAGGCGGGCGTCGTCAAGATCAACCAGAAGACGACGGGCCTCGAACTGCACGTCCCCTTCGGCGGCGTGAAGGACTCCTCGAGCGAGACGTACCGCGAACAGGGCGACGCGGCGCTCGACTTCTACACCATCAGCAAGACGGTGTACGACACCTACTGA
- a CDS encoding dihydrodipicolinate synthase family protein — MTEDVARRFEGAHCPLVTPFEGGEVNHEALARLVDHVLGGGVDGLVPCGTTGEFASLDDAEYRAVIETTVDAAEGAPVMAGAAETSVPETLARIETAADAGADAALVTLPYFHGSNDPAGDAAFVRAVADDAALPVYLYNIPACVGRPIAPETVVTLADHDRVLGLKDSSGDFNYFSELLRRTPDRFQLFEGFDSHLVAGLVFGAAGGINALSNVIPEAFAASTRAVRSGDVATARRIHEERVAPLFQQCVAHGFAPATKTALRARGVLDGEEVRPPLVELDDDARDDIASLVEGVATE, encoded by the coding sequence ATGACCGAAGACGTCGCACGACGGTTCGAAGGCGCTCACTGTCCACTCGTCACCCCGTTCGAGGGCGGGGAGGTGAACCACGAGGCACTCGCGAGGCTCGTCGACCACGTCCTCGGGGGTGGCGTCGACGGACTCGTCCCCTGCGGGACGACCGGCGAGTTCGCGAGCCTCGACGACGCGGAGTACCGGGCGGTCATCGAGACGACGGTCGACGCCGCCGAGGGCGCGCCGGTGATGGCGGGCGCGGCGGAGACGAGCGTCCCGGAGACGCTCGCGCGAATCGAGACGGCCGCCGACGCCGGGGCCGACGCCGCCCTCGTCACGCTCCCGTACTTCCACGGCTCGAACGACCCCGCGGGCGACGCGGCGTTCGTCCGCGCCGTCGCCGACGACGCCGCCCTCCCGGTGTACCTCTACAACATCCCCGCCTGCGTCGGGCGTCCCATCGCCCCCGAGACGGTGGTCACCCTCGCCGACCACGACCGGGTCCTCGGCCTGAAGGACTCCAGCGGCGACTTCAACTACTTCTCGGAACTCCTGCGCCGGACGCCCGACCGGTTCCAGCTGTTCGAGGGGTTCGACAGCCACCTCGTCGCGGGGCTGGTGTTCGGCGCCGCCGGCGGCATCAACGCGCTGTCGAACGTGATTCCGGAGGCGTTCGCTGCGTCGACCCGCGCGGTCCGGTCGGGCGACGTGGCGACGGCCCGCCGGATTCACGAGGAGCGCGTCGCGCCGCTGTTCCAGCAGTGCGTCGCCCACGGGTTCGCTCCGGCGACGAAGACCGCGCTGCGCGCCCGCGGCGTCCTCGACGGTGAGGAGGTCAGACCGCCGCTCGTCGAACTCGACGACGACGCGCGCGACGACATCGCCTCGCTCGTCGAAGGCGTCGCCACGGAGTAG
- a CDS encoding alcohol dehydrogenase catalytic domain-containing protein produces the protein MRVAAFSELTGPDGVSIIDRPTPDPGPREAVVDVEACAINRHDLWILEGDSAMVETDDLPFVSGLDVAGTVRAVGEGVTGVREGDRVVLCPNETCGTCRYCREGPENLCENFSLYHGGLAEVARVRGDRLVTLPDDIETTAAAALPTAYTTAYHMLRRVEAGPADLVFVPGATGGVGVAGVQLAATFGAHSVGTSSSREKLDRLESLGLDHAIESTDPDEIRDAVADIGPVDGVLNHLGGAYTQVGLDVLRRGGRMAVCGRTAGGTSEVDIPDLFLGHKRVVGSTMGTQGDLERLVGLVADGALVPEVDGTYPLEETGAAFAAMQDRESVGKLVVTP, from the coding sequence ATGCGTGTCGCAGCTTTCAGCGAACTCACCGGCCCGGACGGCGTCTCGATAATCGACAGACCGACCCCCGACCCCGGACCCCGAGAGGCGGTCGTCGACGTCGAGGCGTGTGCGATCAACCGTCACGACCTCTGGATCCTCGAGGGTGACTCCGCGATGGTCGAGACGGACGACCTGCCGTTCGTCAGCGGTCTCGACGTCGCCGGGACCGTCCGGGCCGTCGGCGAGGGCGTCACCGGTGTTCGGGAGGGCGACCGGGTGGTACTCTGCCCGAACGAGACGTGCGGGACGTGTCGCTACTGCCGAGAGGGTCCGGAGAACCTCTGCGAGAACTTCTCGCTCTACCACGGCGGGCTGGCCGAGGTCGCCCGCGTCCGGGGCGACCGCCTGGTCACGCTTCCCGACGACATCGAAACGACGGCGGCCGCCGCGCTCCCGACGGCCTACACGACCGCGTACCACATGCTCCGCCGCGTCGAGGCCGGGCCGGCCGACCTCGTGTTCGTCCCGGGCGCGACCGGCGGCGTCGGCGTCGCCGGGGTGCAACTGGCGGCGACGTTCGGTGCACACAGCGTCGGGACGTCGTCCTCGCGGGAGAAACTCGACCGCCTCGAATCGCTCGGCCTCGACCACGCCATCGAGAGCACCGACCCGGACGAGATCCGGGACGCGGTCGCCGACATCGGACCGGTCGACGGCGTGCTCAACCACCTCGGTGGCGCGTACACCCAGGTCGGTCTGGACGTCCTGCGACGCGGCGGCCGGATGGCGGTCTGCGGCCGGACGGCCGGTGGGACCTCCGAGGTCGACATCCCCGACCTCTTCCTCGGCCACAAGCGCGTCGTCGGGAGTACGATGGGGACGCAGGGCGACCTGGAGCGACTCGTCGGCCTCGTCGCCGACGGCGCGCTCGTGCCGGAGGTCGACGGGACCTACCCGCTCGAGGAGACCGGTGCGGCGTTCGCGGCGATGCAGGACCGCGAGAGCGTCGGTAAACTCGTCGTAACCCCGTAG